ggggtcatcaggtcctgatccagaggatcctgctcgccattgtgtgggcctcctgttttggtacagctgtcatgcatgtattgtcccccgaagaatatcccaggatacactttgtcagcatggtaatttccattacatgtgaagccttatactaccttgggcagtccatccagatgtataaattaccaggagcaaacaaagtcatccgccatagtagatgcacctgctgtggcctggcttttacctgcgcaattttctactttggatataaaacattacaggaattattctatgatgatgaagactgggacgagatccgtgaaatcaccaccataatcatcgagtgggtgatgcttctactgatcctgataaacatcgtgacctattattccaccatgcagaggttaatgttaaccgtctccag
The window above is part of the Hyla sarda isolate aHylSar1 unplaced genomic scaffold, aHylSar1.hap1 scaffold_2947, whole genome shotgun sequence genome. Proteins encoded here:
- the LOC130327238 gene encoding DNA damage-regulated autophagy modulator protein 1-like: MELKGLGFVPLLLAFWCAAWLATSYIVTVVLGHAASPLMHISDVGNFFPENILLRIGFIGTSIGTLVLTFLIYKYMVMHTEEFRGHQVLIQRILLAIVWASCFGTAVMHVLSPEEYPRIHFVSMVISITCEALYYLGQSIQMYKLPGANKVIRHSRCTCCGLAFTCAIFYFGYKTLQELFYDDEDWDEIREITTIIIEWVMLLLILINIVTYYSTMQRLMLTVSRNSCKLSLRVRIDDFGV